One Coccinella septempunctata chromosome 8, icCocSept1.1, whole genome shotgun sequence genomic window carries:
- the LOC123318196 gene encoding protein MIX23: protein MPEAVMECGDFSEFQEAIKNMRKTDDIIVNTLNSVIPTDSFHPDGTKSCKELYAQLQEGNSKRESTIKKCITVTAERVKKLRELREQSPDISLSKTLRSEQTKLRMLQVELTVEDLLKQRTSKVFNDKCRKYFKPE from the exons ATGCCGGAAGCTGTAATGGAATGTGGGGACTTTAGTGAATTTCAA GAAGCGATCAAAAATATGAGGAAAACCGATGATATAATTGTGAATACACTCAACTCAGTTATTCCAACAGATTCCTTCCATCCAGATGGTACGAAGTCATGCAAAGAATTATATGCACAATTACAAGAAGGAAATAGTAAAAGAGAATCAACTATTAAAAAGTGCATTACTGTAACTGCTGAAAGAGTGAAAAAATTGAGAGAGTTAAGAGAACAATCTCCAGATATAAGTTTATCGAAAACACTCAGGTCAGAGCAGACCAAG TTAAGAATGTTACAAGTCGAACTTACAGTAGAGGATCTCCTCAAACAACGAACTTCTAAAGTGTTCAATGATAAGtgtagaaaatattttaagccagaataa
- the LOC123318197 gene encoding UPF0389 protein CG9231: MGLQRYFLGTLVRRSALFNFRRNMVEGPDLSKSHRTTNFEKKILVWTKTGNYKSVAEVPEYVGQQVMEKGRNRMRIRVANIMMALTALGCISMVILGKRAHERGESVEKMGEDWHREIRQKSS; encoded by the exons ATGGGTCTCCAAAGATACTTTTTGGGTACTTTGGTACGTCGTTCTGCTTTATTTAACTTTCGTAGAAATATGGTCGAGGGCCCAGATTTATCTAAATCTCACAGAACAactaattttgagaagaaaataTTAGTCTGGACTAAAACTGGAAATTACAAAAGTGTAGCAGAAGTGCCGGAATATGTCGG GCAACAGGTTATGGAAAAGGGAAGAAATCGTATGAGAATAAGAGTTGCCAATATTATGATGGCTTTAACAGCTCTAGGCTGTATTTCCATGGTAATCTTAGGAAAAAGAGCTCATGAAAGAGGGGAATCAGTTGAAAAAATGGGTGAAGATTGGCATAGGGAAATCAGACAGAAGAGTTCATAG
- the LOC123318194 gene encoding tyrosine-protein phosphatase non-receptor type 9, with protein MSATLTPEQENATKEFIDKVNQKYKRKLGPISWSLAVRFLYARKFDVIRALTLFEQHEITRRREGLINFDPLKEPLRSELLTGKFTVLPKRDTSDAAIAVFTAHKHVPLSCTHQTTLQGVVYQLDAALQDPVTQRAGIVFIYDMSGSKYSNFDYDLSQKILTLLKGGYPAKLKKVLIVTAPLWFKAPFKILRLFVREKLRERVYTVSAAQLLQHIPRDSLPEKLGGTLRVDHDGWLERCLQLAMTARTESPQPNYGGKTPSPKRITTPPLNENDSAQNVSVDSWAEEASLNPPSSASSGFSDDDSLHGEGASLTVAQLVAHVRDKGRAGLAEEYAEIRARPPDGTFNVAKLKNNLPKNRYTDVLCYDDSRVILSEAGDEDSDYIHANFVDGYKQKNAFISTQGPLPKTTAEFWRMVWEQQTLVIVMTTKVMERGRPKCHQYWESDVDGEANYGIFTVKTIAIEADPDTTVTTLLLTNNKTEESREVSHWQFTSWPDYGVPTSAKALLEFLSRVRRKQAIMVSAMGDTWAGHPRGPPIVVHCSAGIGRTGTFCTLDICISRLEEVGTVDIRGTVERIRAQRAYSIQMPDQYIFCHSALIEYALLKGYLNEADLVGLDRVEEDSDE; from the exons ATGTCTGCAACGTTAACACCCGAACAGGAAAAT GCTACGAAAGAGTTCATTGATAAAGTGAACCAGAAGTATAAGAGGAAATTAGGGCCTATTTCCTGGTCATTAGCAGTCAGGTTTCTCTATGCCCGGAAATTTGATGTTATTCGGGCATTAACTCTTTTCGAACAACACGAGATAACCAGAAGGAGGGAGGGCCTAATAAATTTCGACCCCTTAAAAGAACCCCTTCGTTCTGAACTGCTGACAGGAAAGTTTACTGTTTTG ccaAAAAGAGATACGTCTGATGCTGCCATCGCAGTTTTCACTGCCCATAAACATGTGCCTCTGAGTTGCACACATCAAACCACATTGCAGGGTGTTGTATATCAGCTGGACGCTGCCCTTCAAGATCCCGTCACGCAGAGGGCCGGCATCGTCTTCATTTACGACATGTCCGGATCCAAGTATTCCAATTTCGATTACGATTTGTCCCAGAAAATTCTGACACTTCTCAAG GGAGGCTATCCGGCCAAGCTAAAGAAGGTCCTCATCGTCACTGCGCCGTTGTGGTTCAAGGCGCCCTTCAAGATTCTGCGTCTCTTCGTCAGGGAGAAGTTGCGTGAGCGCGTCTATACGGTATCGGCTGCCCAGCTGCTCCAGCACATCCCGAGGGATTCGCTGCCAGAAAAACTGGGCGGTACGCTTCGCGTCGATCACGATGGTTGGTTGGAGCGCTGCCTTCAGCTGGCAATGACCGCAAGGACGGAATCGCCGCAACCTAACTACG GAGGAAAGACGCCGTCGCCGAAACGTATCACTACGCCGCCCCTGAACGAGAACGACTCTGCTCAGAACGTCTCGGTGGACAGCTGGGCAGAAGAGGCAAGCCTGAATCCCCCCAGCTCTGCGTCCAGCGGATTCTCCGATGACGATTCACTGCACGGCGAGGGCGCATCTCTGACGGTCGCCCAGCTGGTCGCGCACGTTAGAGATAAGGGCAGGGCCGGACTGGCGGAAGAATATGCCGAAATCAG GGCGCGACCGCCTGACGGTACCTTCAACGTGGCCAAGTTGAAGAACAACCTGCCGAAAAATAGATATACGGACGTGCTATGCTACGACGACAGTAGGGTTATTTTATCGGAAGCTGGAGACGAAGACAGCGACTATATACATGCCAATTTTGTGGATGGGTACAAGCAGAAAAATGCCTTCATTAGTACACAGG GTCCTCTGCCTAAAACGACGGCCGAATTCTGGCGCATGGTTTGGGAGCAACAAACCCTGGTGATCGTGATGACCACCAAGGTGATGGAGAGGGGCAGGCCCAAATGTCACCAGTATTGGGAATCCGACGTTGACGGCGAAGCGAACTACGGTATCTTCACCGTGAAGACCATCGCCATAGAAGCCGACCCCGACACGACCGTCACGACGCTCTTACTAACCAATAACAAA accGAAGAATCCAGGGAGGTGTCTCACTGGCAGTTCACTTCGTGGCCGGATTACGGTGTGCCAACGTCCGCTAAAGCCCTGTTGGAATTCCTGAGTAGGGTCAGGAGAAAACAGGCGATCATGGTGTCTGCGATGGGGGATACATGGGCGGGACACCCAAGGGGGCCTCCGATCGTGGTGCATTGCAGCGCCGGTATCGGAAGGACAG GTACCTTCTGCACCTTGGACATCTGCATATCCAGACTGGAAGAGGTGGGAACGGTCGACATTAGAGGTACTGTTGAGAGGATCCGCGCCCAAAGGGCGTATTCCATACAGATGCCGGACCAGTACATCTTTTGCCATTCGGCGCTGATTGAATACGCGCTACTGAAAGGATACTTAAACGAAGCCGACCTGGTGGGTTTGGACAGGGTCGAAGAGGACTCGGACGAGTGA
- the LOC123318195 gene encoding nuclear receptor-binding factor 2-like yields MKSKGCGNSSEMNGSNSSGTLNYQFMMNSSLNKAHQQERKAEALLNKKKFEECIECHKNAISLFTEAMTKTTDKKVLLSLQLQKKYNEKQIAAVKMQQMQKEKVLKNRNSSLSSFDLESEDGESALKTAIFQNIIVQDSLIDRLERRRLGNENDSSTSDTDDKSLKYDKIVDEFKTLGNKHPKDDRTTIEELKILRNQLQDLVQILVTQLDERNKEIDQLKSRIKHLEHHQDGKNSSLKVVTDSSGGTSPYIFSPCSELSPDVNDLGSLPSLMPLELPKFDYNMGETNNADSANNVNNN; encoded by the exons ATGAAATCTAAAGGTTGTGGTAACAGCAGTGAAATGAACGGAAGCAATTCCTCGGGAACTTTAAATTACCAATTCATGATGAATTCATCATTGAATAAG GCTCATCAGCAAGAGAGGAAGGCGGAAGCCCTactaaataagaaaaaattcgaGGAATGTATTGAATGCCATAAAAATGCAATTTCCCTCTTCACTGAAGCAATGACTAAAACGACGGATAAAAAGGTCCTCTTATCGTTGCaacttcaaaaaaaatataatgaaaaacaaattgcAGCAGTTAAAATGCAACAAATGCAAAAAGAGAAAGTTCTCAAGAACAGAAACAGTTCGTTGTCTAGTTTCGATTTAGAAAGTGAAGATGGTGAATCTGCTTTGAAAACCGCaatatttcagaatatcataGTTCAAGATTCACTGATTGACCGTTTAGAACGAAGACGACTAGGCAATGAAAACGACAGTTCTACTAGCGACACCGACGATAAGAGTTTGAAATACGACAAAATTGTCGACGAATTCAAAACTCTAGGTAACAAACATCCGAAAGATGACAGAACAACAATAGAAGAACTGAAAATTTTACGTAATCAATTACAAGACCTCGTACAGATATTGGTAACGCAACTGGACGAACGTAATAAAGAAATCGATCAATTAAAATCCAGAATCAAGCATTTGGAACATCATCAAGATGGTAAAAATAGCAGTCTTAAGGTTGTGACAGATTCTTCTGGAGGTACGTCACCATATATTTTCTCGCCATGCAGTGAGCTGAGTCCCGATGTTAACGATTTGGGATCTTTACCGTCGCTTATGCCACTCGAACTCCCCAAATTCGATTATAACATGGGGGAAACAAACAATGCAGATTCTGCAAATAATGTTAATAATAATTGA
- the LOC123319103 gene encoding cytochrome c oxidase assembly factor 4 homolog, mitochondrial — protein MSGHGKTEITDPVEEMLKRTGCIELHYKVQECIAETQDWRKCQLVVSEFRKCMQDYESKKQKLSFTQ, from the coding sequence ATGTCTGGTCATGGAAAAACGGAGATTACCGATCCAGTTGAAGAAATGTTGAAAAGAACAGGGTGCATCGAATTACATTATAAAGTACAAGAATGTATTGCCGAGACTCAAGACTGGAGAAAGTGTCAGTTAGTAGTATCAGAGTTTAGAAAATGTATGCAAGATTATGAGagtaaaaaacaaaagttatcTTTCACTCAGTGA
- the LOC123319102 gene encoding cytochrome c oxidase subunit NDUFA4: MSIIEVASLVQNPEYLTAYNRSSFRCPVNKKIATMVMKGMTFKSLMHHKPLIPLYVCVGAGCLGAVFYTLRLALRNPDVQWVNKGEISNEEFRSKQYKFYSPNIDYSKLESPAPKY; the protein is encoded by the exons ATGTCAATAATCGAAGTTGCAAGCCTAGTTCAGAATCCAGAATATTTGACTGCGTATAATAGAAGTTCCTTCAGGTGCCCCGTAAATAAAAAAATCGCAACCATGGTTATGAAAGGAATGACTTTCAAAAGTCTCATGCACCACAAACCG cttattccaCTATACGTTTGTGTTGGGGCTGGATGTCTAGGTGCAGTGTTTTACACTTTACGCCTTGCTCTCAGAAATCCTGACGTACAATGGGTGAACAAGGGAGAGATTTCTAACGAAGAATTCAGAAGTAAACAATACAAG TTCTACTCTCCCAACATCGATTATTCCAAACTTGAGAGTCCAGCTCCCAAATACTAA